The Xanthomonas indica sequence GTCGGGGCAGGCTTTGAGGGGAGGCGCTCCATGCACCACGCTCGGCAACATGCCAGGACCCGCACGCACGAACGCCGGCGCCGGCTGGCGCACGAAGCCGCCCGCCTGATGGCCGAGGGCGGCATCCGCGACTTCCATCAGGCCAAGCTCAAGGCCGCCGACCGGCTCGGCATCCACGACGATGCCTCGCTGCCGCGCAACAGCGAGATCGAGGACGCGCTGCGCGAATACCAGCGGCTGTTCGCCGGTCCGGACCATGCCGGCGAGCTGCGGCGACGGCGCGAAGCCGCGCTGCGCGCGATGGACTTCCTGCACGCGTTCGCGCCGCGCCTGGCCGGCCCGGTGCACGACGGCACCGCCGACGCCAACAGCCCGGTGCAACTGCACCTGCATAGCGACGATGCCGAGGCGGTGGCGCGCTTCCTCGAAGAGCACCGCATCCCGGCCGAGTTGCGCAGCCGTCGCCTGCGCCTGGACCGCGAGCGCAGCGAGGACTTCCCGGTGTGGCTGTTCACCGCCGAGGAACTGACCTTCGACCTGACCGTGCTGCCCTACGACGCGCTGCGCCAGGCGCCGTTGTCGCAGGTGGACGAAAAGCCGATGCGGCGCGCCTCGATGCCGCAACTGCGGCAGCTGCTGACCGAGCAGGACATCGCCGACTACCAATACGGCTGAGCCCGGCCGCGGCGCGACGTGACACCTGCCTGCCCTCCTCCCCGCTTCATCGCCGCCACAACGAAAAACGCCCCGCAAAGCGGGGCGTTCCGGACAGCCTTGAGGGCGATCGATCAGCGCTTGTCGGCGCTGGTGTAGTCGCGCTTGTCGTAGCCGGTGTAGATCTGGCGCGGACGGCCGATCTTCATTTCCGGGTCGACCTGCTGCTCCAGCCAGTGCGAGACCCAGCCGGCGGTGCGGGCGATGGCAAACATCACGGTGAACATCTCCACCGGAATGTTCAGCGCCTTGTAGATGATGCCCGAGTAGAAGTCGACGTTCGGGTACAGCTTGCGCTGCACGAAGTAGTCGTCCTTCAGCGCGGCCTCTTCCAGCTTCAGGGCCACTTCCAGCAGCGGGTCGTTGACGCCCAGCTCGCCCAGCACCTTGTGGGTCATCTCGCGGATGATCTTCGCGCGCGGGTCGAAGTTCTTGTACACGCGGTGGCCGAAGCCCATCAGGCGGAAGCTCGAGTTCTTGTCCTTGGCCTTGGCCACGGCGCTCTCGACGTTGTCGGCGGTGCCGATCTCTTCCAGCATCTTCAGCACGGCTTCGTTGGCGCCGCCGTGCGCCGGACCCCACAGCGCGGTGATGCCCGCGGCGACCGAAGCGTACGGGTTGGCGCCAGTGGAACCGACCAGGCGCACGGTCGAGGTCGAGGCGTTCTGCTCGTGGTCGGCGTGCAGGATGAACAGCAGGTCCAGGGCCTTGGCCACGACCGGGTTCATCTGCAGCTGCTCGCTCGGCACCTCGAACATCATGTGCAGGAAGCGCTCGACATAGCCGAGGTTGTTGCGCGGATAGCGGATCGGCCAGCCGATCGAGTAGCGGTAGGCGGCGGCGGCGATGGTCGGCACCTTGGCGATCAGGCGGATCGCGGCCAGGCGGCGCTGCTCCGGATCGTTGAGGTCGAGGGTGTCGTGGTAGAACGCCGACAGCGAGGCCACGGTACCGGCCATCATCGCCATCGGGTGCGCGTCGTGACGGAAGCCGCCGAGGAAGTTCTTCAGCGACTCGTGCATCATCGTGTGATGCGTCACTTCGTGGTCGAACTTCTTGAATTCGTCGGCGGTGGGCAGCTCGCCGTTCATCAGCAGGTAGGCCACTTCGAGGAAGTTGGACTTCTCGGCCAGCTGCTCGATCGGGTAGCCGCGGTACAGCAGCACGCCGTTGTCGCCGTCGATGTAGGTGATCGCCGACTTGCAGCTGGCGGTCGCGGTGAAGCCCGAGTCGTAGGTGAAGAGACCGGTCTCCTTGGTCAACTTGGAAATGTCGACGCAATCGTTGCCCAGGGTGGGCTTGAGTACCGGAAGAACGACCGACTTGTCGCCGGCGTTCAACGTGACCTGATCAAGATCGGACACAGTGTGCGCTCCTCGATGGAAGGCGCCTGTCCGATTACGTTGCGAACAGACGCGTGAAGGAAGTCCACGGCAATCGCCACGGATCGCGCCATTATCGCACAGCAGCATTTGCGTCGTCGCTCACCCCTCCTGCGGCACGATGGCGGCAGGAAAGCGACACAGCGTTGCATCCTCGCCGCACTTTCACGGAAGGATGACACCGGCGCGCCCACGCCGGGAAGGGACCATGCAGCGGATAGCAAAACGGCCGCGCAAGCGGCCGTCGCTTTACATCCGTTCGACGGTTCCGGTCAGCGCGCGTAGCGCTTCTGGAACTTGTCGATGCGGCCGCTGGTGTCGATGACCTTGTGCTTGCCCGTGTAGAACGGGTGCGAAGCCGAGGAAATTTCGACCTTGATCAGCGGATACTCTTCGCCGTCCTCCCACTTGACCGTCTCTTTCGAGGACATGGTCGAACGGGTCAGGATCTTGAAATCGGAGGTGACATCGTGGAACACGACGTCGCGGTACTGGGGATGGATGTCGGCCTTCATGGGCTCGCACCGTAGGTGGCTGCTGGACAAGAGGGAAACTATAACAGCCCTGCCGCCCCCCACGCAACGTTTACGTCGCGGCAGATGCGGTGGCAACGCCCATGGGCGCCCCGCCCCGGGAGATCCCGCCCGGATGCGGGCGGGATCGGCAGGCTCAGCCGGCGCCGACTGCGGCCCGCGCCAGGCCCAGGAAGCGGGCGTGGTCGTAGCGGATCAGCATGGTCGCGTTGTCCGGCAGGCCCAGCTGGCGGTTCCAGTCGACCAGGGTGGCGCCGCGGGTATGCACCCCGGACAGCTCGATCTGCATCGGGCGCGCCTGCACCTCCTGGGCACCGTCGGGCTGCAGCGCCCAGGCCATCGCCAGTGCGTCGGCGGCATACCAGTGTTCGCCGCGCGCGTCTTCCGACCACAGCCGGGTCTTGCGCGAGATCAGCTCGTAGAAGCGCGCCTTCGGCGCATCCACCGCCAGCCACTGCTCGACCTCGCGGTGCGGCAGGCCATGCGCCACGGTCGCCTCCCAATCCGCCACTTCGATGTGCGGGAACGCCTTGAACACGATGTGCGCCGCCTCCGGATCGAAGGCGATGTTGAACTCGGCGGCCGGGGTGATGTTGCCATGGCAGGTGATCGCCCCGCCCATCACCAGGAAGCGGCCGACGCGCTGCGGCAGGGTCGGGTCCAGCTTCAGCGCCAGCGCGATGTTGGTCAGCGGTCCCAGCGCGACCAGCAGCAGGCGCCCGGCGTACTGGTGCGACAGGCGCAGGATCGCCAGCGCGGCATGCTCGGCCTCGGCGCCGCGCGCGGCCGCCGGCAGGTCGACGTCGCCGAAGCCGTCCTGGCCATGCACGTGCCCGGCGTCCACCGAGGGATGCAGCAGCGGATCGGCGCAGCCGGCGAACACCGGCACATCCTCGCGCCCGGCCACTTCGCACAGCTTCAGCGCATTGCGCACGGTGTGGCGCAGGCCGACGTTGCCGGCGGCGATGGTCAGCCCGACCACCTCGTGGCGCGGATCGGCGAACGCCATCAGCAGCGCCAGCGCATCGTCCACGCCGGGGTCGGTATCGATCAACAGGGGAATCTTGTCGCTCATGCGTCGCTTCGCTCGTCCATTCGGCCGCCGAGTCTGGCACCGCGGCGCGGGCATGGGAAGGCGCGGGGATTGGGGAGTCGGGATGACCAGCCATTCGGCTGTTGAAAACGGGGATTCGCAGAGGCGGCGCCACCGCCGTTCGTCGTAGGAACGGCTTCAGCCGCGACCGGGCGTTACCAGGACAGCCCCATCGCGGCTGAAGCCGCTCCTACGAGGAAGCCGTGGCGATGCCGCGTTTGCGAATCCCCAATCCCCAATGCCGAATCCCGGCCCCCTCACGCCCCGGCAAACCGCACCGCGCCACCGACCCAGCGCGCGACGATGCGGTCGGCCAGGACCGGCGCCTCCTCCAGCAGCCGGTCGGCCAGGGCGTGCACGCGCGGCAGCAGGCCGGCGTCGCGGGCCAGGTCGGCCACGCGGAACGCGGCCAGGCCGGTCTGGCGGGTGCCGAGCAGTTCGCCGGGGCCGCGCAGTTCCAGGTCCTTTTCGGCGATGACGAAGCCGTCGTTGGTCTGGCGCATGGTTTCCAGGCGCTGCCGCGCCATCGCCGACAGCGGCGCCTGGTACATCAGCACGCAGCTCGACGCCGCCGCACCGCGCCCGACCCGGCCGCGCAACTGGTGCAACTGCGCCAGGCCCAGGCGTTCGGCGTTCTCGATGATCATCAGCGAGGCGTTGGGTACGTCCACGCCGACCTCGATGACGGTGGTGGCGACCAGCAGGTCGATCTCGCCCTGCTTGAACGCGCGCATCGCCGCCTGCTTCTCCGCCGGCTTCATGCGCCCGTGCACCAGGCCCACGCGCAGCTCCGGCAACTGCGCCGACAGCGCCTCGAAGGTGGCCTGCGCGGCGCTGGCCTCGAGCCGGTTGCCGGCGCCGGCCTGCGCGGATTTCTCGCTGTCCTCGGCCTCTTCGATCAGCGTGCAGACCCAATAGGCCTGGCGGCCTTCGGCACAGGCCACGCGGATGCGCTGCACCAGTTCGGGACGGCGCTCGGCGTTGAGCACGATGGTCTGCACCGGGGTGCGCCCCGGCGGCAGTTCGTCGATCGAGGAAACATCCAGGTCGGCATACGCGGCCATCGCCAGCGTGCGCGGGATCGGCGTGGCGGTCATCACCAGTTGGTGCGGCACGCCTGCACCCGAGGCACCCTTGTCGCGCAACGCCAGGCGCTGGTGCACGCCGAAGCGGTGCTGCTCGTCGACGATGGCCAGGGCCAGGTCGTGGAAGCGCACCGCCTCCTGCATCAGCGCATGCGTGCCGACCACCACCTGCGCCTCGCCGGAGGCGATCTGCGCCAGGGTCGCGCTGCGCGCCTTGCCGGTGACCTTGCCGGCCAGCCAGGCCACGCGCACGCCCAGCGGCTCCAGCCAGCCGCGCAGGTTGGCCAGATGCTGTTCGGCGAGCAGTTCGGTGGGCGCCGCCAGCGCCGCCTGCTTGCGCTTGTCCACCGCCAGCATCGCCGCCAGCGCGGCGACCACGGTCTTGCCGCTGCCGACGTCGCCCTGCACCAGCCGCAGCATCGGCGCCGGCCGTTCCAGGTCGGCGCGGATCTGTGCGAACACACGCTGCTGCGCGCCAGTCAGTTGGAACGGCAGCGATTGCTGCAGGCGCTTGGCCAGCAGCCCGCGACCGCGTAGCGACGGCGCCGGCTGGCACTGCAGGGCGATGCGCTGACGCCGCAGGCTCAGGTGATGCGCGAGCAACTCCTCCAGCGCCAGGCGCTGCTGCGCCGGATGCAGCCCGGCGGCGAGCGCGCCCAGGTCGGCCTGCGGCGGCGGCCGATGCGCGACCAGCAGCGCGCTGCGCAGCGACGGCAGCCCGAGTTCGGCCAGCAACGACGCCGGCAGGAGCTCCAGCGCTGCCTCCTCGGGCAGCCGGTCCAGCGCCTGCCCGACCAGCCGGCGCACGGTCGCCGGGCCGACGCCCTCCACCGCCGGGTACACCGGATCCAGGCGATCACCCAGCGCCGCGTCGTCGTCCTCGCCGAGGATCTGATAGCTGGGATGCACGAACTCCAGCCCGTGCTGGCCCGGCTTGGGCGTGCCGAAGGCGCGCAAGCGCGCACCGACCGCGAACTGTGCCGCCTGCGCCGCACGGAACTGGAAGAAGCGCAGCACCACGGTGCCGCGCGAGTCGTCGGCCACCGCCACGCGCAGCATCGGCCGGTAGCGGAAGCCACGGTCCACCGCCTGCACCCGCCCCTCGATCTGCGCGGGCACGCTGGGTTGCAGCGCCGCCACGGTGGTCAGGCGGGTGCGGTCCTCATAGCGCAGCGGCAGGTGCAGCCACAGGTCCTGCAGCGTGGACAGGCCGCGCGCGGCGAATTTCTCCGCCAGCTTGGGACCGACGCCGGGCAGCGTGGTCAGCGGCACCTCGCCTGCCGCCGACAGCGCCGGCGCCGGAACCTGCACGCGCGGCACGGCGGGGGATCAGTCCAGCACCATCACCGCGTCCACTTCGAAGCCCGCGCCCTTGGGCAGCGCCGAGACTTCGATGGTGGAACGCGCGGGGAACGGCGCCTGGAAGTAGTCCTGCATCACCGCGTTGACCTGCGCGAACTGCGCCAGATCGGTGAGGTACAGCCCCAGGCGCACGATGCGATCCAGCGAGCCGCCGGCCGCCTCGGCCACCGCCTGCAGGTTGTCGAAGGCGCGGCGCGCTTGCGCGGCGATGTCGCCGGCGACGATCTCGCCGGTGGCCGGATCCAGCGGGATCTGCCCGGAGAAGTACACGGTGTTGCCGGCGCGCACGGCCTGCGAATACGGACCGATCGCGGCCGGTGCACGGTCGGTATGGATGATCTGGCGGGACATGGCGACTCCGTTGGAAGAATGTCCGCCTAGTTTAGCTGGCGTGCGCGGTTGGGGATTGGGGATTGGGGATTGGGGATTCGGAACTGGTCTGGTCCTGGCGTCGTAGGAGCGGCTTTAGCCGCGACGCCTTATCGATGAAGCGTCGCGGCTGAAGCCGCTCCTACTAAAATCTCCTGAAAGCGGGCGCCGCGGCGTGTCCCGCCCTCATGCTGCTCCCGAATCCCGAATCCCGAATCCCGAATCCCGAATCCCCAATCCCCAATCCCGACGCCTCACTGGCGCCGCACGCTCTGCACCGCATTCAAGCGCCGCAGCCGGCGCATCACCTCGGCCAGGTGGTTGCGGTCGCGCACCTGGATGTTGAAGCGCAGCACCGCGGCGTTGAAGTCGCGGTCCAGGTAGTCGACGCGCTCGATGTTGGACTGGCTCTGCGCGATCGCCGCGGCCAGCTGCGCCAGCACGCCGGTGCGGTTCTCCACGTCCACCACCAACGCGGTGTCGTAGTCGCCGATGACGCTGGTATCCCAGCCGATCGGCACCCAGCGCTCGGGCGA is a genomic window containing:
- a CDS encoding citrate synthase, which gives rise to MSDLDQVTLNAGDKSVVLPVLKPTLGNDCVDISKLTKETGLFTYDSGFTATASCKSAITYIDGDNGVLLYRGYPIEQLAEKSNFLEVAYLLMNGELPTADEFKKFDHEVTHHTMMHESLKNFLGGFRHDAHPMAMMAGTVASLSAFYHDTLDLNDPEQRRLAAIRLIAKVPTIAAAAYRYSIGWPIRYPRNNLGYVERFLHMMFEVPSEQLQMNPVVAKALDLLFILHADHEQNASTSTVRLVGSTGANPYASVAAGITALWGPAHGGANEAVLKMLEEIGTADNVESAVAKAKDKNSSFRLMGFGHRVYKNFDPRAKIIREMTHKVLGELGVNDPLLEVALKLEEAALKDDYFVQRKLYPNVDFYSGIIYKALNIPVEMFTVMFAIARTAGWVSHWLEQQVDPEMKIGRPRQIYTGYDKRDYTSADKR
- a CDS encoding type B 50S ribosomal protein L31, producing the protein MKADIHPQYRDVVFHDVTSDFKILTRSTMSSKETVKWEDGEEYPLIKVEISSASHPFYTGKHKVIDTSGRIDKFQKRYAR
- a CDS encoding nucleoside hydrolase, with protein sequence MSDKIPLLIDTDPGVDDALALLMAFADPRHEVVGLTIAAGNVGLRHTVRNALKLCEVAGREDVPVFAGCADPLLHPSVDAGHVHGQDGFGDVDLPAAARGAEAEHAALAILRLSHQYAGRLLLVALGPLTNIALALKLDPTLPQRVGRFLVMGGAITCHGNITPAAEFNIAFDPEAAHIVFKAFPHIEVADWEATVAHGLPHREVEQWLAVDAPKARFYELISRKTRLWSEDARGEHWYAADALAMAWALQPDGAQEVQARPMQIELSGVHTRGATLVDWNRQLGLPDNATMLIRYDHARFLGLARAAVGAG
- the recG gene encoding ATP-dependent DNA helicase RecG, which encodes MPRVQVPAPALSAAGEVPLTTLPGVGPKLAEKFAARGLSTLQDLWLHLPLRYEDRTRLTTVAALQPSVPAQIEGRVQAVDRGFRYRPMLRVAVADDSRGTVVLRFFQFRAAQAAQFAVGARLRAFGTPKPGQHGLEFVHPSYQILGEDDDAALGDRLDPVYPAVEGVGPATVRRLVGQALDRLPEEAALELLPASLLAELGLPSLRSALLVAHRPPPQADLGALAAGLHPAQQRLALEELLAHHLSLRRQRIALQCQPAPSLRGRGLLAKRLQQSLPFQLTGAQQRVFAQIRADLERPAPMLRLVQGDVGSGKTVVAALAAMLAVDKRKQAALAAPTELLAEQHLANLRGWLEPLGVRVAWLAGKVTGKARSATLAQIASGEAQVVVGTHALMQEAVRFHDLALAIVDEQHRFGVHQRLALRDKGASGAGVPHQLVMTATPIPRTLAMAAYADLDVSSIDELPPGRTPVQTIVLNAERRPELVQRIRVACAEGRQAYWVCTLIEEAEDSEKSAQAGAGNRLEASAAQATFEALSAQLPELRVGLVHGRMKPAEKQAAMRAFKQGEIDLLVATTVIEVGVDVPNASLMIIENAERLGLAQLHQLRGRVGRGAAASSCVLMYQAPLSAMARQRLETMRQTNDGFVIAEKDLELRGPGELLGTRQTGLAAFRVADLARDAGLLPRVHALADRLLEEAPVLADRIVARWVGGAVRFAGA
- a CDS encoding RidA family protein, giving the protein MSRQIIHTDRAPAAIGPYSQAVRAGNTVYFSGQIPLDPATGEIVAGDIAAQARRAFDNLQAVAEAAGGSLDRIVRLGLYLTDLAQFAQVNAVMQDYFQAPFPARSTIEVSALPKGAGFEVDAVMVLD